A window of the Henckelia pumila isolate YLH828 chromosome 3, ASM3356847v2, whole genome shotgun sequence genome harbors these coding sequences:
- the LOC140893431 gene encoding zinc finger CCCH domain-containing protein 14-like, which produces MEKESYGYEDFAVSGEKSSSASSAVAAPMHFSRCNINPFVLPLSPTSQINSNASILLSYSALFQNCSPNSTSDTASFDGDGERQCFSSGSILEYQQLYNRYRHCLAQLHDSMAEADALRVENEALRLSNADLSNRVAVFFSLCDFNRLSIASPSSAANSHITRVERNNITVRSSGYLKINRPTTEPAATQSNNIQESEIRVYVPIVSKKEEEALEVYNVQGMFKTELCDKWQETGACPYGDNCQFAHGINELRPVMRHPRYKTEVCRMALTGDVCPYRHRCHFRHSLTD; this is translated from the exons ATGGAGAAGGAGAGTTATGGGTACGAAGATTTCGCGGTATCCGGCGAGAAGTCATCGTCGGCCTCCTCCGCTGTTGCGGCGCCGATGCATTTCTCGAGGTGCAATATTAATCCGTTTGTGTTGCCTTTGTCGCCGACCAGCCAGATCAACTCCAATGCATCAATATTATTATCCTATTCGGCGTTATTTCAGAACTGCTCTCCCAACTCTACTTCCGACACGGCCTCTTTCGACGGAGACGGCGAGAGGCAATGCTTCAGTTCCGGCAGCATTCTAGAGTACCAGCAGCTTTACAACCGTTACAGACACTGCCTCGCTCAGCTTCACGATTCCATGGCGGAGGCTGACGCACTCCGTGTGGAGAATGAAGCTCTCCGCCTCTCCAACGCCGATCTCAGCAACCGCGTAGCTGTGTTCTTCTCTCTGTGTGACTTCAACCGCCTCAGCATCGCTTCCCCCTCCTCCGCAGCTAATTCTCACATTACTCGTGTGGAGCGGAACAATATTACTGTGCGTTCCAgtggttatctcaaaataaATCGCCCCACTACAGAACCAGCGGCTACTCAATCTAATAATATTCAAGAATCA GAAATTAGAGTGTATGTACCAATAGTGTCGAAAAAGGAAGAAGAAGCATTGGAGGTGTACAACGTCCAAGGAATGTTCAAAACGGAGCTGTGTGACAAGTGGCAGGAGACTGGAGCTTGTCCATACGGGGACAACTGCCAATTCGCCCACGGAATCAACGAGTTGAGGCCAGTGATGAGGCATCCACGATACAAAACTGAGGTTTGCCGGATGGCTCTCACTGGCGACGTCTGCCCCTACCGTCACCGCTGCCACTTCCGCCACTCTCTTACCGATTAG
- the LOC140891696 gene encoding uncharacterized protein → MAVSHLPLPLHLENTETFFTSTPFFLQPTCLLPIVLSSASSRKLKLRNISLSPKFLGPSVKVKSKPEESEASLEANTFTEFKQLLLPVIDRNPYLSEGTKQATATTAALAKKYGAEITVIVIDEKEKESLSEHDTQLASIRWHLSEGGYQEFKLLERLGEGKKPTAILGEIADEMNMDLVVMSMEAIHSKHIDANLLVEFIPCPVLLLPL, encoded by the exons ATGGCCGTCTCGCACTTACCGCTTCCACTTCATCTCGAAAACACCGAAACCTTCTTCACTTCCACTCCCTTTTTCCTTCAACCCACTTGTTTGCTTCCAATAGTTCTGTCTTCCGCTTCTTCCAGGAAGCTTAAACTCCGTAATATTTCACTTTCTCCCAAGTTTTTGGGGCCCTCTGTCAAAG TAAAGTCAAAACCAGAGGAATCTGAAGCCAGTCTCGAAGCAAATACCTTTACTGAGTTCAAGCAGTTGCTCCTGCCTGTGATTGATCGTAACCCTTACCTCTCTGAGGGTACAAAGCAG GCCACAGCTACCACTGCTGCTTTGGCAAAGAAATATGGGGCTGAGATAACAGTCATAG TTATTGATGAAAAGGAGAAGGAATCGCTCTCAGAACATGATACACAGCTGGCCAGCATTCGATGGCATTTATCTGAAG GTGGCTACCAAGAATTCAAGCTGTTGGAGCGACTTGGGGAAGGAAAAAAGCCTACAGCTATTCTTGGAGAGATTGCTGATGAGATGAACATGGATCTTGTTGTTATGAGTATGGAGGCCATCCATTCCAAACATATAGATGCAAATTTGTTGGTTGAGTTCATTCCTTGCCCAGTGTTACTTTTGCCACTATGA